A stretch of Zymoseptoria tritici IPO323 chromosome 1, whole genome shotgun sequence DNA encodes these proteins:
- a CDS encoding mitochondrial 54S ribosomal protein YmL33, with protein MAYFRITLLRSAIGLPEKTSGVLRALGLRKRLTTVYQPVTPSIAGQVFAVKELVDVQEVDRALTDQEMKELRRPDPGFYVESRAKDLRKEL; from the coding sequence ATGGCCTACTTCCGGATCACACTCCTGCGCTCCGCCATTGGCCTTCCCGAGAAAACGAGCGGCGTACTGCGAGCTCTTGGCCTACGAAAGCGACTCACTACTGTCTATCAACCCGTCACACCATCAATCGCCGGTCAAGTTTTCGCCGTCAAAGAGCTCGTGGATGTGCAAGAGGTGGATCGGGCATTGACCGATCAGGAAATGAAGGAGCTGCGAAGGCCTGACCCGGGCTTCTATGTCGAAAGCAGAGCAAAGGATTTGAGAAAAGAGCTTTGA
- the CYP-7 gene encoding putative P450 monooxygenase (P450 putatively acting on a cyclic terpene. P450 with some similarity to ent-kaurene oxidase (gibberellin pathway). It is part of a gene cluster containing a geranylgeranyl diphosphate synthase and a terpene cyclase) — protein sequence QFSKMGKNWVMPQFCADRVIVLPAQKLQEVMSLDDDQIDHLGPLNDAFIPKYTTGIDVLNGPHVDIVRQKLTRRLPLMTADVYEELVLAMERVWAPKQDEWTTVKVLESTMKIVGQAANRMLCGPELCRNPVWLEATRRHAITAFATGFMLRPFPGWTHPITGRIAAIPHLLSLRKCKRMCTPIIEERLRNTLDPTTTKTSEAPFDLLQWIVEDTIQRAQAESKTIDMDVIVRQLLILIVAAIHTTTIMTTHTLLDLYSHPDANTYVEGLREECERVFAESGGKWTKVAVDKLIRVDSTIRESMRLYPFVDLSLRRTILPPAGVTLSDGTHIPQGVTLGFTGPFIHRDPTFYPENPEDWDGFRFSRPRERGIKVDLETILEQKNTAMTAVQVDFLTFGLGRHACPGRFFASQEMKLMLAHIVMNYDVRVAGGKRPPTANIAGNYLPDESAKLEIKLRER from the exons CAGTTCTCCAAGATGGGAAAGAATTGGGTTATGCCTCAGTTCTGTGCTGATCGTGTGATCGTGCTTCCCGCACAAAAGCTGCAGGAAGTCATGAGCCTCGATGATGACCAAATCGACCATCTTGGGCCGCTCAACGATGCGTTTATACCCAAGTACACTACTGGAATAGATGTCCTGAATGGGCCTCATGTCGACATTGTCCGCCAGAAGCTCACCCGTCGGCTGCCCTTGATGACCGCCGACGTTTATGAAGAGCTGGTGTTGGCGATGGAGCGGGTGTGGGCCCCCAAACAGGACGAATGGACGACCGTAAAGGTACTCGAATCAACCATGAAGATTGTCGGTCAGGCCGCAAACCGAATGCTCTGTGGACCGGAGCTGTGTCGCAATCCTGTATGGCTTGAAGCCACCCGTCGACACGCCATAACAGCATTCGCAACCGGCTTCATGCTCAGACCTTTTCCTGGTTGGACGCACCCAATCACGGGGCGAATCGCGGCTATTCCCCACCTGTTAAGCCTCAGGAAATGCAAGCGCATGTGTACTCCTATCATTGAGGAAAGATTGAGAAACACGCTGGACCCAACTACGACCAAGACTTCGGAGGCGCCCTTCGATCTCCTGCAGTGGATAGTGGAGGACACCATCCAGCGTGCACAGGCGGAATCAAAGACCATCGACATGGACGTGATTGTCAGGCAATTACTGATCCTGATCGTCGCAGCCATTCACACGACTACTATAATGACCACCCATACACTTCTTGATTTATACAGTCACCCCGATGCGAATACGTACGTCGAGGGACTACGGGAAGAATGTGAGAGAGTGTTTGCAGAGTCCGGCGGAAAGTGGACCAAGGTCGCCGTTGACAAGCTCATCCGAGTGGATTCGACCATTCGCGAATCGATGCGCTTGTACCCATTTGTCGACCTCAGTCTCAGACGAACG ATCCTCCCTCCAGCCGGTGTAACTCTCTCTGACGGCACACACATTCCCCAAGGTGTCACGCTCGGCTTCACCGGTCCTTTCATCCATCGAGACCCTACTTTCTATCCCGAGAATCCAGAGGACTGGGATGGCTTCCGCTTCTCCCGCCCTCGCGAGCGGGGCATCAAAGTGGACCTCGAAACAATCCTCGAGCAGAAGAACACGGCCATGACAGCCGTGCAAGTTGATTTTCTGACTTTTGGACTCGGTAGGCATGCGTGTCCGGGACGGTTTTTTGCCAGTCaggagatgaagttgatGCTGGCGCATATCGTTATGAATTATGATGTCAGAGTTGCTGGTGGGAAGAGACCTCCGACTGCCAACATCGCTGGCAATTATTTGCCGGATGAGAGTGCGAAGCTTGAGATCAAGTTGCGGGAGAGATGA